One Natronomonas moolapensis 8.8.11 genomic region harbors:
- a CDS encoding excinuclease ABC subunit C yields MDAAAVRERTSALPDDPGVYLFEADDRTLYVGKALDIRERVRSYADPRSERIRRMVEAAARIDFAVTDTETQALLLEANLIKRHQPRYNVRLKDDKSYPLVSVTRHEVPRIEVTRDPDEGATAFGPFTDKGRVETVLKAIRRVYGLRGCSDHKYEGRERPCLDHEMGLCSAPCTGEISPESYAEDVESAIRFLEGETGALAEPLRRRMGAAAEEQAFERAAALRDELDAVEAFHGGGGDAVVGDSEERVDVLGVAIEGEKATVARLHSEGGKLVDRERHRVDAPDAGAGVDALLAAFVPQFYADRPLPDALLLPERYDDRDLDRWLDAEGVSVRVPGAGREATLVELAIKNASRRAGGADPAGDLARRLGIGRIDRIEGFDVSHAGGRDVVGSDVVFADGDPEKRGYRRRKLDETNDDYANMKTLLRWRAERAVEGRDDRPDPDLLLIDGGDGQRNAACEAIEAVGWDVPVVALAKADERVITDDGACAWDDDDPVLHLLQRVRDEAHRFAVQYHRTVRDTVSTPLDEVPGVGPELRDRLLGRFGSVEGVRAASAGELASVEGVGEATAEAIDRSL; encoded by the coding sequence ATGGACGCGGCGGCGGTTCGCGAACGGACGTCGGCGCTGCCCGACGATCCGGGCGTCTACCTGTTCGAGGCCGACGACCGGACGCTGTACGTCGGGAAGGCACTCGACATCCGCGAGCGGGTCCGCTCGTACGCCGACCCCCGAAGCGAGCGGATCCGCCGGATGGTCGAGGCCGCGGCCCGGATCGACTTCGCCGTCACCGACACCGAGACGCAGGCGCTGTTGCTCGAAGCCAACCTGATCAAGCGCCACCAGCCGCGGTACAACGTCCGGCTGAAGGACGACAAGTCCTACCCGCTCGTTTCGGTCACCCGCCACGAGGTCCCTCGGATCGAGGTCACCCGCGACCCCGACGAGGGCGCAACGGCCTTCGGCCCCTTCACCGACAAGGGACGCGTCGAGACGGTCCTGAAGGCGATCCGGCGGGTCTACGGCCTCCGGGGGTGTTCGGACCACAAGTACGAGGGGCGCGAGCGCCCGTGTCTCGATCACGAGATGGGGCTGTGTAGCGCCCCCTGTACCGGCGAAATCTCTCCCGAGTCGTACGCCGAGGACGTCGAGTCGGCGATCCGTTTTCTCGAGGGCGAGACAGGCGCGCTGGCCGAACCGCTCCGTCGGCGGATGGGGGCGGCCGCCGAGGAACAGGCCTTCGAGCGCGCGGCGGCCCTGCGGGACGAACTCGACGCCGTCGAGGCCTTCCACGGGGGCGGCGGTGACGCCGTGGTCGGCGATAGCGAGGAGCGCGTCGACGTCCTCGGCGTGGCCATCGAGGGCGAAAAAGCGACCGTCGCCAGGCTCCACAGCGAGGGCGGCAAGCTGGTCGACCGCGAGCGCCACCGCGTCGACGCGCCCGACGCCGGCGCGGGCGTCGACGCGCTCCTCGCCGCCTTCGTCCCGCAGTTCTACGCCGACCGCCCGCTGCCCGACGCGTTGCTGTTACCGGAGCGCTACGACGACCGCGACCTCGACCGGTGGCTCGACGCCGAGGGCGTCTCGGTGCGGGTGCCCGGCGCGGGGCGGGAGGCGACGCTCGTCGAGTTGGCGATCAAGAACGCCAGCCGCCGGGCGGGCGGGGCCGACCCCGCTGGCGACCTCGCCCGGCGGCTCGGGATCGGTCGGATCGACCGGATCGAGGGCTTCGACGTGAGCCACGCCGGCGGCCGGGACGTCGTCGGAAGCGACGTCGTCTTCGCCGACGGCGACCCCGAAAAGCGCGGCTACCGCCGCCGGAAACTCGACGAGACGAACGACGACTACGCGAACATGAAGACCCTGCTGCGGTGGCGCGCCGAGCGCGCGGTCGAGGGCCGCGACGACCGTCCCGACCCCGACCTGCTGTTGATCGACGGCGGCGACGGCCAGCGCAACGCCGCTTGCGAGGCGATCGAGGCGGTCGGGTGGGACGTTCCCGTGGTCGCCCTCGCGAAGGCCGACGAGCGCGTGATCACCGACGACGGTGCCTGTGCGTGGGACGACGACGATCCCGTCTTGCACCTCCTCCAGCGCGTCCGAGACGAGGCCCACCGCTTCGCCGTCCAGTACCACCGGACCGTCCGAGACACGGTCTCGACGCCACTCGACGAGGTTCCGGGCGTCGGCCCGGAGCTCAGAGACCGGCTGCTCGGTCGTTTCGGCAGCGTCGAAGGCGTCCGCGCCGCCTCGGCCGGGGAACTCGCGTCGGTCGAGGGCGTCGGCGAGGCGACGGCCGAGGCGATCGACCGGTCCTTATAA
- a CDS encoding tyrosine-type recombinase/integrase: MTEEVVSDFLEDKSDLDESWFGTCRRMTEHLDGFLEQENLNPEEVEFRGQDIEDFQDYLQDNTDWADSTVKNHVMAFRELIRYAVERRYGWDALFNKGNPMSIYSADLDDGLKWEEETGEDIPYITEEEHEALLDENENPRDDVVLRTLWDTGCRPAELRRLTLSEIDKTELIKNRKVTVQTAKRENHERDVYLSPTTRSKWVFWLYKGKRDAYGNSSHSSEYVFPTQRTEKMSQGTVNRQIKRLADRADIQTVGYELEANNYLRGEMKSKTREMVEINAKAYRHSFAVRACKNGINLALLAELMGHADESSLSSYTKFLPSDKKEAWERFIH; the protein is encoded by the coding sequence ATGACTGAGGAAGTTGTATCAGATTTCTTAGAGGATAAGTCGGATTTAGATGAGTCTTGGTTCGGTACGTGTAGGCGTATGACTGAGCATTTAGACGGGTTTCTTGAACAAGAGAATCTGAATCCTGAGGAAGTTGAGTTCCGAGGTCAGGATATAGAGGATTTTCAGGACTACTTACAGGATAATACAGATTGGGCTGATAGCACGGTGAAAAACCATGTAATGGCATTTCGTGAGCTAATCCGTTACGCTGTTGAACGTCGTTACGGATGGGATGCTCTGTTCAACAAAGGGAACCCTATGTCTATCTACTCTGCCGATCTGGATGATGGTCTCAAGTGGGAGGAGGAAACTGGAGAAGACATTCCTTACATTACTGAAGAGGAACACGAAGCGTTGCTGGATGAGAATGAGAATCCACGTGATGATGTAGTTTTACGCACGCTATGGGATACAGGTTGCCGACCAGCAGAATTACGTCGATTGACTCTTTCAGAAATAGACAAGACGGAGCTCATCAAGAATCGCAAAGTTACGGTTCAAACCGCGAAACGAGAGAATCACGAAAGAGACGTTTACCTCTCACCTACAACAAGGAGTAAGTGGGTGTTCTGGCTCTACAAGGGCAAACGAGACGCATACGGTAATAGTAGCCATTCCTCTGAATACGTGTTTCCGACACAGCGGACTGAAAAAATGAGTCAGGGAACGGTGAACAGACAGATTAAGAGATTAGCTGATAGAGCGGATATTCAGACTGTTGGATATGAACTGGAAGCAAATAATTATCTGAGAGGTGAGATGAAGAGTAAGACGCGTGAAATGGTTGAAATAAACGCTAAGGCATATCGACATTCATTTGCTGTGCGTGCGTGTAAAAATGGAATAAATCTCGCTCTGCTGGCTGAATTGATGGGTCATGCGGATGAATCGAGCTTGAGTTCCTATACGAAATTTTTACCCTCTGATAAAAAGGAGGCTTGGGAACGATTCATTCACTAA
- a CDS encoding phage NrS-1 polymerase family protein — protein sequence MTTRNTIHSNVIELSHIRNESLLTEYQDENCWLCWRSEESEEDDKPRKVPVDPRTERIADGTDPAVWIDYNTAQTCYEQGKSDVSGLGIALGFGDLVGVDLDNCRDPKTGDVEGWAIDIVETLDSYAEVSPSGTGLHVLVEGALPNDARNRQKDIASTLSQFDEAEIEIYDSTRYFTFTGDHVEGTPTSIKSRPSELLDIHDEYVGKEDNRAESLTPESETDLNLNDEELLERAKDAENGDTFERLWDGDTSLHDNDHSRADMALLQHLAYWTQCDPQQMERMFSQSGLGRRDKWRDREDYRERTVRKAIENCSEVYSPQSSNNKNDDARHVGEDSTILKRDDGYHKERENNDGEVYHDRITNFHLDVNAYVVDKNGGKQVDLTIQPCSEVEDEYEAVVPFTVFNETRAFRKQVVTGRTTIFEGGIRELNTLRQVVATQEAPVRHLTKKLGLQDGEIVTPEGVLGVDEPTFRYVDQGTALERKFALDDLGDYDKEEVRRIVELLPQIREKERGLPVLGWWYGSLFAPHIRSEEGELPALTVTGETGAGKTALLQLLSQLFGLDPEPASPKTTRFSLIRHMSATTNIPVWFDEYKPAEMSKYEADRFHDLFRKHTRGVDVTRGRQDQSEESYSLTAPIVLSGEQQIQGNAEQRRAIRVRLKKTHDETQEAWSRLTGESYETSQKIVHPDSYDFSQHVRAVWTLLTEIDADEFQQTWESAKESTYDALSRTGRTDLEPLEEVSLAMVKFGLAVFQLLASRVNADPDITDRDIEQAMKYVIEGSGQEERISHVEEFLRFVESSARAGYIEKEIHYDIVEKRGNDNDELCLKLPDTHAEVSRYLKDREVNADFFDSHTDYRERFQELHDEGGLVTDTSKVHRELNRCVAFDIEELDEQLADFEAETFSY from the coding sequence ATGACTACACGCAATACTATACATTCAAATGTAATAGAACTATCGCATATTCGTAACGAATCGTTACTGACCGAGTATCAGGATGAGAACTGCTGGCTCTGCTGGCGATCTGAGGAAAGCGAAGAGGACGACAAGCCAAGGAAAGTTCCAGTTGACCCACGTACAGAGAGAATAGCAGACGGGACGGATCCAGCAGTTTGGATAGATTATAACACAGCACAGACGTGCTACGAGCAAGGCAAGTCCGACGTTTCAGGACTCGGGATCGCTCTGGGGTTCGGGGATTTGGTTGGTGTCGACCTTGATAACTGTCGTGACCCCAAGACAGGAGATGTTGAGGGATGGGCAATTGATATTGTAGAGACGCTTGATTCGTACGCAGAGGTGTCGCCAAGTGGCACGGGATTACACGTCCTTGTCGAAGGGGCACTTCCGAACGATGCTCGGAATCGCCAGAAGGATATCGCTTCGACTCTTTCCCAATTTGACGAAGCAGAGATTGAAATCTACGACAGTACCCGCTACTTCACATTTACTGGCGACCACGTGGAGGGGACGCCGACCTCTATCAAATCCCGACCAAGTGAACTGCTGGACATCCACGATGAGTACGTCGGTAAGGAAGACAACAGAGCGGAGTCCTTGACACCAGAGTCAGAGACAGACCTCAACCTCAACGATGAGGAGTTACTTGAGAGAGCCAAGGACGCTGAGAATGGCGACACCTTTGAGCGACTATGGGATGGGGATACGTCTCTCCATGACAATGACCATAGTCGGGCAGATATGGCGTTACTACAACATCTGGCATACTGGACACAGTGTGATCCTCAGCAGATGGAGCGGATGTTCTCTCAGAGTGGACTCGGACGACGAGACAAGTGGCGAGACCGTGAGGACTATCGAGAGAGGACGGTACGGAAAGCGATTGAGAACTGTTCTGAAGTATATTCTCCACAGAGTAGTAATAATAAAAACGACGATGCGAGGCACGTTGGAGAGGACAGCACAATTCTGAAACGTGACGATGGGTATCATAAAGAGCGTGAAAACAACGACGGTGAAGTGTATCACGACCGAATAACCAATTTCCATCTGGACGTGAACGCATACGTCGTTGACAAAAATGGGGGAAAGCAGGTTGATTTGACTATTCAACCATGCTCCGAGGTAGAGGATGAATATGAAGCGGTTGTCCCGTTTACCGTTTTCAACGAGACCAGAGCATTCCGAAAGCAGGTTGTAACAGGTCGAACTACCATCTTCGAGGGCGGTATCAGAGAGCTCAACACCCTCCGTCAGGTCGTCGCCACGCAGGAAGCCCCAGTACGCCACCTAACAAAGAAACTCGGCTTACAGGATGGAGAGATCGTCACGCCAGAGGGGGTACTCGGTGTCGATGAACCAACGTTCCGATACGTGGATCAGGGGACAGCCCTCGAACGAAAGTTCGCTCTTGACGATCTTGGTGATTACGACAAAGAGGAGGTCAGGCGTATCGTTGAACTTCTCCCACAGATACGGGAGAAGGAACGGGGATTGCCAGTCCTTGGCTGGTGGTATGGGTCGCTATTTGCCCCACATATCAGGAGCGAAGAAGGCGAACTGCCAGCACTAACGGTCACAGGTGAGACTGGAGCGGGAAAGACAGCCCTGCTACAACTACTGTCGCAACTGTTCGGACTCGATCCTGAGCCAGCCAGCCCGAAGACGACCCGTTTCTCGCTTATTCGGCATATGAGTGCGACGACCAATATCCCTGTCTGGTTCGATGAGTACAAGCCCGCCGAGATGTCCAAATACGAGGCAGACCGTTTCCACGACCTGTTTCGGAAGCATACACGAGGGGTTGACGTAACGCGAGGAAGGCAAGACCAGTCAGAAGAGAGCTATTCGCTGACAGCTCCAATTGTCCTCTCTGGTGAGCAACAGATACAGGGCAACGCCGAGCAACGGCGGGCAATCCGAGTGAGACTCAAGAAAACTCACGATGAGACCCAAGAGGCATGGTCAAGGCTGACTGGCGAAAGCTACGAGACATCGCAAAAAATCGTCCATCCTGATAGCTACGACTTCTCCCAGCACGTTCGGGCTGTGTGGACTCTGTTGACTGAAATAGACGCTGATGAGTTTCAACAAACGTGGGAATCTGCGAAGGAGTCAACGTATGATGCCCTTTCACGCACGGGACGAACCGATCTTGAGCCACTGGAGGAGGTTAGTCTGGCGATGGTGAAATTCGGGTTAGCTGTCTTCCAGCTACTCGCCAGTCGGGTTAATGCCGATCCAGACATCACAGACAGGGACATTGAACAGGCAATGAAATACGTGATTGAAGGGAGCGGACAGGAAGAACGAATCAGCCACGTCGAGGAGTTCTTACGATTCGTCGAAAGCTCTGCCCGTGCGGGATACATAGAGAAAGAGATCCACTACGACATAGTCGAAAAGCGTGGCAACGATAACGATGAACTCTGCTTGAAATTGCCAGATACTCACGCAGAGGTCAGTCGCTATCTCAAAGATAGAGAGGTGAATGCTGACTTCTTCGACAGTCACACCGACTATCGGGAGCGGTTCCAAGAATTACACGATGAGGGGGGGCTTGTTACTGACACAAGCAAGGTACACCGAGAATTGAACCGCTGTGTTGCCTTCGACATTGAGGAGCTGGATGAGCAACTGGCTGACTTCGAGGCAGAGACGTTCTCTTACTAA
- a CDS encoding SprT-like domain-containing protein: protein MSDERSSSRVANPSPSDLEHDRFLLSNREAEVVRRTRTKSYATVADELDISESTVGTYRTRATERLDEQVKVIRRMLRQQQADQREEGIKEIAREAVETLRDCGVEVEFEIEPETDQETNASVDGTIPTKQPKSATATVDMTQGELGDDHEYTERIREYANEVINGDEWALSAVDLSKVVFETRKRARRRHGVADYSGDNHVTVGISEHTIENAGFEAVEDTIRHELVHVWQYQHRGETVELPNGTVARDVSTGHTGNWYEWEEIMGVQRTNSHYSKSPADYNYRIWCTSCHRFITGKHRMCSTVRCHSESHHGKGWCGGCDEEDTDGGTFVVTDDDDEFYDNKESHSDW, encoded by the coding sequence ATGAGCGATGAGCGGTCATCCTCTCGGGTAGCCAATCCATCGCCGTCAGACTTGGAACACGACCGATTCTTGCTCTCGAATCGAGAAGCCGAGGTCGTCCGTCGTACTCGAACCAAGTCGTATGCCACAGTCGCTGACGAACTTGACATTTCAGAATCCACAGTCGGGACGTATCGAACACGAGCAACCGAGAGACTGGACGAGCAGGTGAAGGTAATTAGACGGATGCTTCGGCAACAGCAGGCTGACCAGCGAGAGGAGGGCATCAAGGAAATTGCTCGGGAAGCCGTGGAAACTCTCAGAGATTGTGGCGTTGAGGTAGAGTTCGAGATTGAGCCTGAAACAGATCAAGAGACAAATGCGTCCGTTGACGGAACTATACCCACTAAGCAACCGAAATCAGCCACAGCAACTGTGGATATGACACAGGGTGAATTGGGTGACGATCACGAGTACACTGAGCGTATCCGAGAGTATGCGAACGAGGTCATCAACGGCGACGAGTGGGCACTCTCTGCTGTTGACCTCTCGAAGGTGGTGTTCGAGACTCGAAAGAGGGCACGCAGACGGCACGGAGTAGCCGATTACAGCGGTGATAATCACGTTACTGTCGGCATCAGCGAACATACAATAGAGAACGCTGGCTTCGAAGCGGTAGAGGACACAATCAGGCACGAGCTGGTTCATGTCTGGCAGTACCAGCACCGAGGTGAGACAGTCGAACTCCCAAACGGAACGGTTGCCAGAGACGTGAGTACAGGTCATACAGGGAATTGGTACGAGTGGGAGGAGATTATGGGTGTTCAGCGGACGAACAGCCACTATTCCAAGTCCCCAGCAGACTACAACTACCGCATTTGGTGTACGTCCTGCCACAGGTTCATCACGGGCAAGCATCGGATGTGCTCGACGGTCAGATGCCACTCCGAATCACATCATGGCAAAGGTTGGTGCGGAGGCTGTGATGAGGAAGATACAGACGGCGGTACGTTTGTGGTAACCGACGATGATGATGAGTTCTACGATAATAAAGAATCCCACAGCGACTGGTAA
- a CDS encoding LuxR C-terminal-related transcriptional regulator yields MGTSAYLRDSTAELLNAIEQELPMESKARIIHNALEVYAESIFDLSSSDTPDAVGTIEPEAIRDSERVNEQARIRLYLDDQRIGVPESIGEYGCEKSEYSLREDDQHVHIRYRSETDLWVLRQDTSEEISLGRTVDGELDIEESFENLQPAIARLNAQLLALDDTQLTVREHEAWWLTREHSHKQVADWLGITEETINTHLSNIAQKRQTAQQTLSLLGASN; encoded by the coding sequence ATGGGAACAAGTGCGTACCTCCGAGACTCAACAGCCGAATTGCTGAACGCGATTGAACAAGAACTACCAATGGAGAGTAAAGCGAGAATCATCCACAATGCTCTCGAAGTGTACGCAGAGTCGATTTTCGACCTATCCAGTTCAGATACACCAGATGCTGTCGGGACAATTGAGCCCGAGGCAATCCGCGACTCTGAGCGTGTGAATGAACAAGCACGCATACGGCTGTATCTCGACGACCAGCGGATTGGTGTCCCCGAGTCGATTGGGGAGTATGGCTGTGAGAAGTCTGAATACTCCCTCAGAGAGGATGACCAGCACGTCCATATTCGCTATCGAAGCGAAACTGATCTTTGGGTACTGCGACAGGACACCTCGGAAGAGATCTCGCTCGGACGAACTGTGGATGGTGAACTTGACATCGAGGAATCGTTCGAGAACCTACAACCTGCGATTGCTCGATTGAATGCTCAGTTATTAGCTCTTGATGATACCCAGTTAACCGTACGTGAGCACGAAGCTTGGTGGCTCACCCGTGAGCATTCTCATAAGCAGGTTGCCGACTGGTTGGGAATAACTGAAGAAACTATCAATACCCACCTCTCAAATATCGCTCAGAAGCGTCAAACAGCACAACAGACACTCAGCCTACTCGGGGCGAGCAACTGA
- a CDS encoding type I restriction enzyme HsdR N-terminal domain-containing protein, producing MVEAGVFAHISLNYGFSLYVIMNTTSIQDYVESAKPVIEDSPQMGEATTKAALLRDFIELLGWEIPMNTELEYSVNAFGKVFKVDYALVLDGRPVAFLEAKGLDTTLTSDHREQLSEYMRSEDVNWGILTNGQKYEFYQRRVIDTNVKIEAVEQTTLQQLPNKGSIIEAYCTETIQEEESGTIIEHIRELRDSWETLTTEKEELAIAVVDTLTESISDAVEPEARSQAKEMIDRLITDIEAEIDTDTTDQVGEPPVSGGSSGDTPTLSDSYSVEIVQGGNVIETFEDSVQSDLMASVVNYLVENYDLIDAVQPLPYIPAEKRAIINDSPAYSDTEMAQPRELEEGYYLEVNLSWGQKKREMERLADACGLEINIEG from the coding sequence GTGGTAGAAGCTGGGGTCTTTGCCCACATTTCTTTGAACTACGGATTTAGTCTCTATGTAATAATGAACACAACATCAATACAAGACTACGTTGAGTCCGCTAAACCCGTTATCGAAGATTCCCCGCAGATGGGCGAAGCAACGACGAAAGCGGCTCTTTTGCGTGATTTTATCGAACTACTTGGCTGGGAGATCCCAATGAACACGGAATTGGAGTACTCTGTGAATGCGTTTGGAAAGGTGTTCAAAGTTGACTACGCACTCGTACTTGACGGGCGACCTGTTGCTTTTCTTGAAGCAAAAGGGCTGGACACCACACTCACTTCCGACCATCGAGAGCAACTGAGCGAGTATATGCGGAGCGAAGACGTGAACTGGGGAATCCTGACTAACGGACAAAAGTACGAGTTCTACCAACGGCGGGTGATTGATACGAATGTCAAGATTGAGGCGGTAGAGCAGACGACGCTCCAACAACTCCCAAATAAGGGCAGTATTATTGAGGCGTATTGTACAGAGACTATCCAAGAGGAGGAATCTGGGACTATTATTGAGCACATCAGAGAATTGCGAGACTCGTGGGAGACGTTGACTACTGAGAAGGAAGAATTAGCCATAGCCGTTGTGGATACGCTCACTGAGTCCATCTCTGACGCCGTCGAACCAGAGGCGAGGTCGCAAGCGAAAGAGATGATTGACAGACTCATCACGGACATCGAAGCCGAGATAGACACTGACACAACGGATCAAGTAGGTGAGCCCCCTGTCTCAGGCGGTTCAAGTGGAGATACGCCAACCCTTTCAGATTCGTACTCCGTCGAAATCGTTCAGGGTGGTAACGTTATTGAGACGTTCGAGGATTCCGTTCAGAGCGACCTGATGGCGTCGGTAGTGAACTACCTCGTGGAAAACTACGACCTCATCGACGCCGTTCAGCCACTCCCATACATCCCCGCAGAAAAGCGTGCTATCATCAACGACAGCCCAGCGTACAGCGATACTGAGATGGCACAGCCACGGGAGTTGGAGGAGGGTTACTATCTTGAGGTTAACTTGAGCTGGGGTCAAAAGAAGCGAGAGATGGAACGGCTGGCTGATGCTTGCGGTCTGGAAATCAATATCGAAGGATGA
- a CDS encoding TATA-box-binding protein has product MAGFEIANVAGTITYQQELDLSALAETFRQRPEINSVTYEPDENHWLQVWFAPNDTYVSFYRSGKCSIVGATSPKQFDELVERVNALMRELLEFDYEPTAKINNIVATAELDSLASLETIAIGLGLEQTEYEPEQFPALIHRYKGSVLLVFSSGKIVCTGAAEMKQVSSVIDDITEQIEAITIE; this is encoded by the coding sequence GTGGCAGGGTTTGAGATTGCGAACGTTGCGGGGACGATCACCTACCAGCAGGAGCTTGACCTATCAGCGTTGGCTGAGACGTTCAGACAGCGACCTGAAATCAACTCTGTTACCTACGAGCCTGATGAAAACCATTGGTTACAGGTCTGGTTTGCCCCCAACGATACTTACGTATCGTTCTATCGAAGTGGAAAATGTTCGATTGTGGGAGCGACATCTCCAAAACAATTTGACGAATTAGTAGAGCGGGTGAATGCTCTAATGCGAGAACTGCTGGAGTTTGATTATGAACCTACCGCTAAAATCAACAACATCGTCGCAACTGCTGAGTTAGATTCACTCGCATCATTAGAGACTATCGCTATCGGACTTGGATTAGAGCAAACTGAATACGAGCCTGAACAGTTCCCTGCCCTCATTCACCGTTATAAAGGCTCTGTTCTGCTCGTTTTCTCCAGCGGGAAGATTGTCTGTACTGGAGCTGCTGAAATGAAACAGGTTTCGTCAGTCATTGATGATATCACTGAGCAGATAGAGGCAATCACAATTGAATAA